The following are encoded in a window of Herpetosiphonaceae bacterium genomic DNA:
- the lipB gene encoding lipoyl(octanoyl) transferase LipB gives MKRCQVHWLGQIGYTEAWALQKELAAQRAADRIDDTLLLLEHPHTYTFGSRGRRAHEHLLVPRAELEAAGVAVLDVDRGGDVTYHGPGQLVGYPILRLAEHHLDAVSYMRALEAVLIAVCAGYGLAAARVRHLTGVWVGDEKLAAIGTKVDVHGITQHGFALNVTTDLGYFAKIVPCGIRNKGVGSIGALVGRHVALDEVVERTVAAFGQVFDVEMIAGDGRTREQKNKGTRYQGARVRGREENSKLGTLNFEL, from the coding sequence ATGAAACGTTGTCAGGTGCATTGGCTAGGCCAGATCGGATATACCGAGGCGTGGGCGCTGCAAAAGGAGCTGGCAGCGCAGCGCGCGGCGGATCGGATCGACGATACGCTGCTGCTGCTGGAGCATCCGCACACCTACACCTTCGGTAGTCGCGGCAGACGCGCGCACGAGCATCTGCTGGTACCACGGGCTGAGCTGGAAGCTGCGGGCGTTGCGGTGCTGGATGTGGATCGAGGCGGCGATGTGACGTATCATGGTCCCGGCCAGCTCGTCGGCTATCCGATCCTGCGGCTGGCGGAGCATCACCTCGATGCCGTCAGCTACATGCGCGCGCTTGAGGCGGTGCTGATCGCCGTGTGCGCGGGCTATGGCCTGGCTGCGGCGCGTGTGCGCCATCTCACTGGCGTCTGGGTGGGCGACGAGAAGCTGGCGGCGATTGGTACGAAAGTCGATGTGCATGGCATCACGCAGCATGGGTTCGCGCTGAACGTCACGACCGATCTCGGCTACTTCGCCAAGATCGTGCCGTGTGGGATTCGCAACAAGGGCGTCGGCTCGATCGGCGCGCTGGTGGGGCGGCACGTGGCGCTGGATGAGGTGGTGGAGCGTACCGTCGCCGCGTTTGGACAGGTCTTTGATGTGGAGATGATCGCGGGGGACGGAAGAACAAGAGAACAAAAGAACAAAGGAACAAGATATCAGGGGGCGAGGGTCAGGGGTCGGGAAGAGAACTCCAAACTTGGAACTTTGAACTTTGAACTTTGA
- a CDS encoding metal ABC transporter substrate-binding protein: MLSIIGWRRWLALVLCCGLLAACGSPNTSLSGAEGLPARSTGVAAATGSSAVNVIATTSIIADLVKNVGGERVNVHVLLPPGTDPHTYAPTPSDVQAIAEAQIVFENGLGLEAWLEELTRNAGGSRPIVAATQGITPLASGDEHADEGKHADEDEHAEGDPHMWFDVQNTMRYVENIRDGLKQVDPASGSAYDANAAAYIEQLRQLDAEIVAQVAGVPAERRKLITNHDTFGYFAKRYGFEVVGNVFEGVSTEQEPSAQQIAQLVRLIEEQRVPAVFTENTVNPRLAEQVASEAGVKVVTTLYTDALGPAGSEGDTYIKMMRFDVRQIVEALK, translated from the coding sequence ATGCTTTCGATAATTGGCTGGAGACGCTGGCTCGCGCTCGTGCTCTGCTGCGGCCTCCTGGCCGCGTGCGGCAGCCCCAATACATCTCTCAGCGGCGCGGAGGGTCTGCCTGCGCGGTCTACCGGCGTCGCCGCCGCGACTGGCAGCAGCGCCGTCAATGTGATCGCCACCACCAGCATCATCGCCGATCTGGTCAAGAACGTCGGCGGCGAGCGCGTCAACGTGCATGTGCTGCTGCCGCCCGGCACCGATCCGCACACCTACGCGCCCACGCCAAGCGACGTGCAGGCGATTGCTGAGGCGCAGATCGTGTTCGAGAATGGGCTAGGCCTCGAAGCCTGGCTCGAAGAGCTAACGCGCAATGCCGGTGGATCGCGTCCGATCGTCGCGGCGACGCAGGGCATCACGCCGCTCGCCAGCGGAGACGAGCACGCCGACGAGGGCAAGCACGCCGACGAGGACGAGCACGCGGAGGGCGATCCGCATATGTGGTTCGATGTGCAAAACACGATGCGCTACGTCGAAAATATCCGCGACGGTCTTAAGCAGGTCGATCCGGCCAGCGGGAGCGCGTACGACGCCAACGCCGCCGCGTACATCGAGCAGCTCAGGCAACTGGATGCCGAGATCGTCGCGCAGGTCGCGGGGGTTCCCGCCGAGCGCCGCAAGCTGATCACCAACCACGATACCTTTGGCTACTTCGCCAAGCGCTACGGCTTCGAGGTCGTCGGCAACGTCTTTGAGGGCGTTTCTACGGAGCAGGAGCCTTCGGCGCAGCAGATCGCGCAACTGGTCCGCCTGATCGAGGAGCAGCGCGTACCGGCGGTCTTTACCGAGAACACGGTTAACCCGCGCCTGGCCGAACAGGTTGCCAGCGAGGCGGGCGTCAAGGTTGTCACCACGCTTTACACGGATGCGCTCGGTCCTGCGGGTAGCGAGGGCGATACCTACATCAAGATGATGCGCTTCGACGTACGGCAGATCGTCGAGGCGCTGAAGTAA
- the lipA gene encoding lipoyl synthase, translating into MADIQLLDKPKARLQRPPWLKAKMPAGENYEDVYQLMRDLGLHTVCEEAHCPNIGECWNFRTATFLLLGDTCTRGCRYCAIGKGKPQALDEDEPERVARAVQHLKLRHAVLTSVNRDDLPDGGAHIFAESIRLIREYIPGCNVEVLIPDFMGDAQALRMVLEARPDVLNHNIETVKRIFPRFRPKATYEQSLILLHRARRFDANLRTKSGLMVGAGETIDEVLQVMDDVRSVDVDVLTIGQYLPPASDYWPLDRYYTPDEFAFLKQEGLKRGFKHVESGPLVRSSYHAHEHVQNEVAA; encoded by the coding sequence ATGGCTGATATACAACTGCTCGACAAGCCCAAGGCGCGTCTGCAGCGCCCGCCGTGGCTCAAGGCGAAGATGCCCGCCGGTGAGAACTACGAAGACGTGTACCAGTTGATGCGCGACCTCGGCCTGCACACAGTCTGTGAGGAGGCGCATTGTCCCAATATCGGCGAGTGCTGGAACTTTCGCACCGCGACGTTTTTGCTGCTGGGCGATACATGTACGCGCGGCTGCCGCTACTGCGCGATCGGCAAGGGCAAGCCGCAGGCGCTCGACGAGGACGAGCCGGAGCGCGTGGCGCGGGCCGTGCAGCATCTCAAGCTGCGCCACGCGGTGCTCACCTCGGTCAACCGCGACGATCTGCCTGACGGCGGCGCGCATATCTTCGCCGAGTCGATCCGGCTGATCCGCGAGTACATCCCCGGCTGTAACGTCGAGGTGCTGATCCCCGACTTCATGGGCGATGCGCAGGCGCTTCGGATGGTGCTTGAGGCGCGGCCCGATGTGCTCAACCATAACATCGAAACCGTCAAGCGGATTTTCCCGCGCTTCCGCCCCAAGGCGACCTACGAGCAATCGCTGATTCTGCTGCATCGGGCGCGGCGCTTCGATGCCAATCTGCGCACCAAGAGCGGCCTGATGGTCGGCGCGGGCGAGACGATCGACGAGGTGTTGCAGGTGATGGACGATGTGCGCAGCGTGGATGTGGACGTGCTGACGATCGGGCAGTATCTACCGCCCGCCAGCGATTACTGGCCGCTGGATCGCTACTACACGCCTGACGAGTTTGCCTTCTTGAAGCAGGAGGGCCTCAAGCGCGGCTTCAAGCACGTCGAGTCCGGGCCGCTGGTGCGCTCGTCGTACCATGCGCATGAGCATGTGCAGAATGAGGTTGCGGCGTAG
- a CDS encoding GNAT family N-acetyltransferase: MQAVCLHVKDEIEAVLRRNPFVHLYALGDLDDFFWQHTTWYGLRQNEQIQHVVLLYSGTSVPTLLAFNEEPVALMPMLLRSILPLLPRQVYAHLSPDVIPVFAEDYHVQQHGLHYKMALTRPTHLSGIDISEAALLSAADLDDLTALYQASYPGNWFDPRMLETGHYYGIRRGDRLVSVAGVHVYSRHYRVAALGNVTTHPELRGQGLGTRVCAKLCHALLETVDHVGLNVKADNASALACYERLGFERVAVYDECMLTLQQRAPTVA; this comes from the coding sequence GTGCAGGCGGTCTGCTTACACGTCAAAGACGAGATCGAGGCGGTCTTACGCCGCAATCCATTTGTCCATCTCTACGCGCTCGGCGATCTTGACGATTTCTTCTGGCAGCACACCACGTGGTACGGCCTGAGGCAGAACGAGCAGATCCAGCATGTTGTGCTGCTCTACTCCGGCACGTCCGTGCCCACGCTGCTAGCGTTTAACGAGGAGCCGGTAGCGCTGATGCCGATGCTGCTGCGGTCGATCCTGCCGCTGCTTCCGCGACAGGTGTACGCGCATCTCAGCCCCGACGTGATTCCGGTCTTTGCCGAAGATTACCACGTGCAGCAGCACGGGCTGCACTACAAGATGGCGCTGACACGGCCCACACACCTGAGCGGCATCGACATATCGGAGGCGGCGCTGCTATCGGCGGCGGATCTCGATGATCTGACCGCGCTCTACCAGGCGAGCTATCCCGGCAACTGGTTCGACCCGCGTATGCTGGAAACCGGCCACTACTACGGCATTCGGCGCGGCGACCGGCTGGTCAGCGTGGCGGGCGTGCATGTATACTCGCGGCACTACCGCGTCGCGGCGCTCGGCAACGTTACCACGCATCCGGAGCTACGCGGGCAGGGCCTCGGCACGCGGGTCTGCGCCAAGCTGTGCCACGCGCTGCTGGAGACGGTCGATCATGTTGGGCTGAACGTGAAGGCGGATAACGCCAGCGCGCTGGCCTGCTACGAGCGGCTCGGCTTCGAGCGCGTCGCGGTGTACGACGAATGTATGCTCACGTTGCAGCAGCGCGCGCCGACCGTGGCTTGA